In a single window of the Acipenser ruthenus chromosome 20, fAciRut3.2 maternal haplotype, whole genome shotgun sequence genome:
- the LOC117425898 gene encoding probable glutamate receptor, whose protein sequence is MRKALVLLCGSVLMLAQFCTAGTAENEDSGRTKRDARTLRVTTILQEPYTMEKNSALEGYCIDLMKELSKKLDLKYTVHLVKDGFYGKQDAQGNWNGMIGEVVRSEADLAMASLTITAMREKAVELTKPFMQTGIGIILRKDIVSSESHFFEFLNPFSKETWIGILIAYLMTSVCLFIVARLSPCEWSEPQTEGNRFTLLHSFWYAAGALTLQGAGPQPKALSVRVISVIWWLFTVVLLASYIASFSSMRNSDSAKLSIETFEDLAKQDVIEYGTIRDSSTFSFFKNSNHPTYRMIYEHMQRRHSLVSSVEEGIRKAQGGSFAFIGESVSLDLAVARYCSLTRVPEVIGMRGYAVATALGSPLVKNLSVAILQLTESGELEYLREKWWATTCVSKEGGSSGPLNPHCLGGIFFILAGGLALGVLLALVELAVKSKTSAEEQKKSCCSVFSEELSCRFRNSSSKKDRDVPEKSKA, encoded by the exons ATGAGGAAGGCTCTGGTTCTGTTGTGTGGGTCTGTCCTGATGCTGGCTCAGTTCTGCACTGCAG GCACTGCTGAAAATGAG GACAGTGGACGAACCAAGAGAGATGCACGCACTCTCAGAGTCACCACCATTCTG CAAGAACCATACACAATGGAAAAAAACAGTGCACTGGAGGGATACTGCATAGACTTAATGAAGGAGCTGTCCAAAAAGCTGGACTTGAAATACACTGTCCACCTGGTGAAGGACGGGTTCTACGGGAAGCAAGACGCGCAGGGCAACTGGAACGGGATGATTGGAGAGGTTGTGAGATCG GAGGCAGATTTGGCCATGGCTTCTCTGACGATCACTGCCATGCGAGAGAAAGCTGTGGAACTGACCAAGCCCTTCATGCAGACCGGGATCGGCATCATCCTGAGGAAGGATATCGTCTCCTCCGAGTCGCACTTCTTCGAGTTCCTCAACCCCTTTTCCAAGGAGACCTGGATCGGAATACTCATCGCATACCTGATGAcgtctgtctgtctcttcattGTGGCCAG GCTCAGCCCGTGTGAATGGAGTGAACCCCAGACTGAAGGCAATCGATTTACGCTGCTTCACAGCTTCTGGTATGCAGCTGGAGCCCTGACCCTGCAAG GTGCTGGGCCACAGCCGAAAGCCTTGTCTGTACGAGTTATCAGTGTCATCTGGTGGCTGTTCACAGTAGTGCTCCTAGCCTCTTACATCGCCAGTTTCAGCTCCATGCGCAACTCTGACAGCGCAAAGCTCTCCATTGAGACTTTCGAGGACCTTGCAAAGCAGGATGTCATTGAATACGGGACAATTCGGGACTCCTCCACATTCAGCTTCTTTAAG AACTCCAACCACCCCACCTACCGCATGATCTATGAGCACATGCAGAGGAGGCACAGCCTGGTGTCCTCAGTGGAGGAAGGGATCAGGAAGGCTCAGGGCGGAAGCTTTGCCTTCATAGGGGAGTCCGTGTCTCTCGACCTGGCCGTGGCTCGCTACTGCAGCCTGACGAGGGTGCCTGAGGTCATTGGGATGAGGGGCTATGCAGTAGCCACTGCACTTG gctctcctctggtgaAGAACCTGAGCGTGGCTATCCTGCAGCTGACTGAATCGGGGGAACTGGAGTACCTTCGGGAGAAGTGGTGGGCCACCACCTGTGTGTCAAAGGAGGGGGGCAGCTCCGGCCCCCTGAACCCTCACTGCCTGGGGGGGATTTTCTTCATCCTGGCTGGGGGGCTGGCTCTGGGGGTGCTGCTGGCCCTAGTAGAGCTGGCTGTCAAATCCAAAACCAGTGCAGAGGAGCAGAag AAGTCGTGCTGTTCAGTTTTCTCGGAGGAACTGAGTTGTCGCTTTAGGAACAGCAGCTCTAAGAAGGACCGGGACGTCCCAGAGAAAAGCAAAGCATAA